The proteins below are encoded in one region of Cyclopterus lumpus isolate fCycLum1 chromosome 8, fCycLum1.pri, whole genome shotgun sequence:
- the nudt9 gene encoding ADP-ribose pyrophosphatase, mitochondrial isoform X1: MRVPNYGNTGMVHLVLGRYWIGRIRLALTLLGLPYTVCNHEVRPAIRCSSSHPFRTSQTIRPASSSCFNLYTTSVWTMPSSAAPHVKSRCPQYPGSKIKRFLVPDDKVGWSQSWPQYNAVSHTDPSVEKKPVWADPDIGSFSPKFNAVDDGVDRTSFDGSYKMEKGKPLNPHGRTGVTGRGLLGRWGPNHAADPIVTRWKIDAKKAKISHPVSKRPILQFVAIKRNDCGEWAIPGGMVDPGEQVSLTLQREFSEEALNSLTVPAPERAKISERIGKLFKSAGFQVYKGYVDDPRNTDNSWMETVAVNFHDESGNSVSELPLQAGDDAGQVQWVDVDASFPLYANHSHFLELVAKERKAHW; the protein is encoded by the exons ATGCGCGTGCCAAACTACGGTAATACAG GAATGGTACATTTAGTCCTAGGACGATACTGGATCGGCCGGATTCGTCTCGCGCTCACTCTCCTCGGACTTCCGTATACGGTCTGCAACCACGAAGTCAG GCCTGCCATCCGCTGCTCATCTTCTCACCCTTTCAGGACCAGTCAAACCATCAGACCCGCCAGTAGCAGTTGCTTTAACCTCTACACAACAAGTGTCTGGACAATGCCATCCTCAGCAGCGCCACATGTCAAGTCTAGATGCCCCCAGTATCCCGGGTCCAAAATCAAGCGCTTCCTCGTGCCCGATGACAAGGTGGGCTGGAGTCAGAGCTGGCCGCAGTATAATGCTGTCAGCCACACCGACCCTTCAGTAGAAAAGAAACCAGTTTGGGCAGATCCTGATATTGG CTCTTTCTCTCCAAAGTTTAACGCTGTGGATGATGGTGTGGACAGGACGAGCTTTGACGGCAGCTACAAAATGGAAAAGGGAAAGCCACT AAATCCTCATGGACGCACAGGGGTGACTGGTAGAGGTTTGCTGGGCCGATGGGGACCCAATCACGCAGCAGATCCCATTGTCACCAG ATGGAAAATAGATGCCAAAAAAGCAAAGATATCTCACCCCGTCTCCAAGCGGCCTATCCTGCAGTTTGTGGCCATCAAGAGGAACGACTGTGGGGAGTGGGCCATTCCTGGG GGGATGGTCGATCCAGGGGAGCAGGTCTCTCTCACGTTGCAGCGGGAGTTCTCGGAAGAAGCGTTGAATTCGTTGACGGTCCCGGCACCAGAGAGGGCAAAAATCAGTGAGCGCATCGGCAAACTCTTCAAATCGGCCGGGTTTCAG gttTATAAAGGCTACGTGGATGATCCTAGAAACACTGACAATTCTTGGATGGAGACAGTCGCTGTCAACTTCCACGATGAATCGG GCAACAGTGTGAGCGAGCTGCCGCTGCAAGCCGGCGATGACGCAGGACAAGTCCAGTGGGTTGATGTTGACGCGTCCTTCCCGCTGTATGCCAACCATTCCCATTTCCTGGAGCTGGTTGCCAAAGAGAGGAAAGCTCACTGGTAA
- the nudt9 gene encoding ADP-ribose pyrophosphatase, mitochondrial isoform X4, translating to MPSSAAPHVKSRCPQYPGSKIKRFLVPDDKVGWSQSWPQYNAVSHTDPSVEKKPVWADPDIGSFSPKFNAVDDGVDRTSFDGSYKMEKGKPLNPHGRTGVTGRGLLGRWGPNHAADPIVTRWKIDAKKAKISHPVSKRPILQFVAIKRNDCGEWAIPGGMVDPGEQVSLTLQREFSEEALNSLTVPAPERAKISERIGKLFKSAGFQVYKGYVDDPRNTDNSWMETVAVNFHDESGNSVSELPLQAGDDAGQVQWVDVDASFPLYANHSHFLELVAKERKAHW from the exons ATGCCATCCTCAGCAGCGCCACATGTCAAGTCTAGATGCCCCCAGTATCCCGGGTCCAAAATCAAGCGCTTCCTCGTGCCCGATGACAAGGTGGGCTGGAGTCAGAGCTGGCCGCAGTATAATGCTGTCAGCCACACCGACCCTTCAGTAGAAAAGAAACCAGTTTGGGCAGATCCTGATATTGG CTCTTTCTCTCCAAAGTTTAACGCTGTGGATGATGGTGTGGACAGGACGAGCTTTGACGGCAGCTACAAAATGGAAAAGGGAAAGCCACT AAATCCTCATGGACGCACAGGGGTGACTGGTAGAGGTTTGCTGGGCCGATGGGGACCCAATCACGCAGCAGATCCCATTGTCACCAG ATGGAAAATAGATGCCAAAAAAGCAAAGATATCTCACCCCGTCTCCAAGCGGCCTATCCTGCAGTTTGTGGCCATCAAGAGGAACGACTGTGGGGAGTGGGCCATTCCTGGG GGGATGGTCGATCCAGGGGAGCAGGTCTCTCTCACGTTGCAGCGGGAGTTCTCGGAAGAAGCGTTGAATTCGTTGACGGTCCCGGCACCAGAGAGGGCAAAAATCAGTGAGCGCATCGGCAAACTCTTCAAATCGGCCGGGTTTCAG gttTATAAAGGCTACGTGGATGATCCTAGAAACACTGACAATTCTTGGATGGAGACAGTCGCTGTCAACTTCCACGATGAATCGG GCAACAGTGTGAGCGAGCTGCCGCTGCAAGCCGGCGATGACGCAGGACAAGTCCAGTGGGTTGATGTTGACGCGTCCTTCCCGCTGTATGCCAACCATTCCCATTTCCTGGAGCTGGTTGCCAAAGAGAGGAAAGCTCACTGGTAA
- the nudt9 gene encoding ADP-ribose pyrophosphatase, mitochondrial isoform X3 encodes MVHLVLGRYWIGRIRLALTLLGLPYTVCNHEVRPAIRCSSSHPFRTSQTIRPASSSCFNLYTTSVWTMPSSAAPHVKSRCPQYPGSKIKRFLVPDDKVGWSQSWPQYNAVSHTDPSVEKKPVWADPDIGSFSPKFNAVDDGVDRTSFDGSYKMEKGKPLNPHGRTGVTGRGLLGRWGPNHAADPIVTRWKIDAKKAKISHPVSKRPILQFVAIKRNDCGEWAIPGGMVDPGEQVSLTLQREFSEEALNSLTVPAPERAKISERIGKLFKSAGFQVYKGYVDDPRNTDNSWMETVAVNFHDESGNSVSELPLQAGDDAGQVQWVDVDASFPLYANHSHFLELVAKERKAHW; translated from the exons ATGGTACATTTAGTCCTAGGACGATACTGGATCGGCCGGATTCGTCTCGCGCTCACTCTCCTCGGACTTCCGTATACGGTCTGCAACCACGAAGTCAG GCCTGCCATCCGCTGCTCATCTTCTCACCCTTTCAGGACCAGTCAAACCATCAGACCCGCCAGTAGCAGTTGCTTTAACCTCTACACAACAAGTGTCTGGACAATGCCATCCTCAGCAGCGCCACATGTCAAGTCTAGATGCCCCCAGTATCCCGGGTCCAAAATCAAGCGCTTCCTCGTGCCCGATGACAAGGTGGGCTGGAGTCAGAGCTGGCCGCAGTATAATGCTGTCAGCCACACCGACCCTTCAGTAGAAAAGAAACCAGTTTGGGCAGATCCTGATATTGG CTCTTTCTCTCCAAAGTTTAACGCTGTGGATGATGGTGTGGACAGGACGAGCTTTGACGGCAGCTACAAAATGGAAAAGGGAAAGCCACT AAATCCTCATGGACGCACAGGGGTGACTGGTAGAGGTTTGCTGGGCCGATGGGGACCCAATCACGCAGCAGATCCCATTGTCACCAG ATGGAAAATAGATGCCAAAAAAGCAAAGATATCTCACCCCGTCTCCAAGCGGCCTATCCTGCAGTTTGTGGCCATCAAGAGGAACGACTGTGGGGAGTGGGCCATTCCTGGG GGGATGGTCGATCCAGGGGAGCAGGTCTCTCTCACGTTGCAGCGGGAGTTCTCGGAAGAAGCGTTGAATTCGTTGACGGTCCCGGCACCAGAGAGGGCAAAAATCAGTGAGCGCATCGGCAAACTCTTCAAATCGGCCGGGTTTCAG gttTATAAAGGCTACGTGGATGATCCTAGAAACACTGACAATTCTTGGATGGAGACAGTCGCTGTCAACTTCCACGATGAATCGG GCAACAGTGTGAGCGAGCTGCCGCTGCAAGCCGGCGATGACGCAGGACAAGTCCAGTGGGTTGATGTTGACGCGTCCTTCCCGCTGTATGCCAACCATTCCCATTTCCTGGAGCTGGTTGCCAAAGAGAGGAAAGCTCACTGGTAA
- the nudt9 gene encoding ADP-ribose pyrophosphatase, mitochondrial isoform X2 → MRVPNYGMVHLVLGRYWIGRIRLALTLLGLPYTVCNHEVRPAIRCSSSHPFRTSQTIRPASSSCFNLYTTSVWTMPSSAAPHVKSRCPQYPGSKIKRFLVPDDKVGWSQSWPQYNAVSHTDPSVEKKPVWADPDIGSFSPKFNAVDDGVDRTSFDGSYKMEKGKPLNPHGRTGVTGRGLLGRWGPNHAADPIVTRWKIDAKKAKISHPVSKRPILQFVAIKRNDCGEWAIPGGMVDPGEQVSLTLQREFSEEALNSLTVPAPERAKISERIGKLFKSAGFQVYKGYVDDPRNTDNSWMETVAVNFHDESGNSVSELPLQAGDDAGQVQWVDVDASFPLYANHSHFLELVAKERKAHW, encoded by the exons ATGCGCGTGCCAAACTACG GAATGGTACATTTAGTCCTAGGACGATACTGGATCGGCCGGATTCGTCTCGCGCTCACTCTCCTCGGACTTCCGTATACGGTCTGCAACCACGAAGTCAG GCCTGCCATCCGCTGCTCATCTTCTCACCCTTTCAGGACCAGTCAAACCATCAGACCCGCCAGTAGCAGTTGCTTTAACCTCTACACAACAAGTGTCTGGACAATGCCATCCTCAGCAGCGCCACATGTCAAGTCTAGATGCCCCCAGTATCCCGGGTCCAAAATCAAGCGCTTCCTCGTGCCCGATGACAAGGTGGGCTGGAGTCAGAGCTGGCCGCAGTATAATGCTGTCAGCCACACCGACCCTTCAGTAGAAAAGAAACCAGTTTGGGCAGATCCTGATATTGG CTCTTTCTCTCCAAAGTTTAACGCTGTGGATGATGGTGTGGACAGGACGAGCTTTGACGGCAGCTACAAAATGGAAAAGGGAAAGCCACT AAATCCTCATGGACGCACAGGGGTGACTGGTAGAGGTTTGCTGGGCCGATGGGGACCCAATCACGCAGCAGATCCCATTGTCACCAG ATGGAAAATAGATGCCAAAAAAGCAAAGATATCTCACCCCGTCTCCAAGCGGCCTATCCTGCAGTTTGTGGCCATCAAGAGGAACGACTGTGGGGAGTGGGCCATTCCTGGG GGGATGGTCGATCCAGGGGAGCAGGTCTCTCTCACGTTGCAGCGGGAGTTCTCGGAAGAAGCGTTGAATTCGTTGACGGTCCCGGCACCAGAGAGGGCAAAAATCAGTGAGCGCATCGGCAAACTCTTCAAATCGGCCGGGTTTCAG gttTATAAAGGCTACGTGGATGATCCTAGAAACACTGACAATTCTTGGATGGAGACAGTCGCTGTCAACTTCCACGATGAATCGG GCAACAGTGTGAGCGAGCTGCCGCTGCAAGCCGGCGATGACGCAGGACAAGTCCAGTGGGTTGATGTTGACGCGTCCTTCCCGCTGTATGCCAACCATTCCCATTTCCTGGAGCTGGTTGCCAAAGAGAGGAAAGCTCACTGGTAA